One region of Trichosurus vulpecula isolate mTriVul1 chromosome 1, mTriVul1.pri, whole genome shotgun sequence genomic DNA includes:
- the LOC118830221 gene encoding 60S ribosomal protein L32-like produces the protein MPALRPLVKPKMVKKRTKKFIRHQSDRYVKIKRNWRKPRGIDNRVRRRFKGQILMPNIGYGSNKKTKHMLPSGFRKFLVHNVKELEVLLMCNKSYCAEIAHNVSSKNRKVIVERAAQLAIKITNPNATLRSEENE, from the coding sequence ATGCCTGCCCTCAGACCCCTCGTGAAACCTAAAATGGTCAAGAAGAGGACCAAGAAGTTCATCCGGCACCAGTCCGACAGATATGTCAAGATCAAGAGAAACTGGCGTAAACCAAGGGGCATTGACAACAGGGTGCGAAGACGATTCAAGGGCCAGATCTTGATGCCCAATATTGGTTATGGAAGCAATAAGAAGACAAAACACATGCTCCCGAGTGGATTCAGGAAGTTTTTGGTGCACAACGTCAAAGAGCTCGAGGTGCTCCTGATGTGCAACAAATCTTACTGTGCTGAGATCGCTCACAATGTATCCTCTAAGAATCGGAAAGTTATTGTTGAGAGAGCAGCTCAGCTCGCCATCAAGATCACCAATCCAAATGCTACACTGAGGAGTGAAGAAAATGAGTAA